A stretch of Saccharothrix texasensis DNA encodes these proteins:
- a CDS encoding RNA polymerase subunit sigma-70: protein MTDESLRGDAATVVAAVRSGDTARFALLTERYRRELQVHCYRMLANYEDAQDLTQETFLRAWHKRESFRGHAALRTWLYRIATNACLDFLEKRDDRTPVPSELPDSEVPHLQPYPDRMLPEDPQESVVARETIELAFVVAVQHLPPRQRAVFILRDVLGWPASNAADALELTVASVTSALQRARVTMRAQLPDRRLDWRGTATRELSSDERDVVRSYIDAHERNDLDGLMGLLRDDLRFAMLPDPGTVTRTAKDAVDGWVSGGLFGPGHDDWRGVATTVNRMPAAVLYLRTPDDPRHRLFAVAVLHVVDGKIARLTGFDAADKPWLDLPPTL from the coding sequence ATGACCGACGAGAGCCTGCGGGGTGACGCCGCCACGGTCGTCGCGGCGGTCCGCTCGGGCGATACGGCCCGGTTCGCGCTGCTCACGGAGCGCTACCGGCGTGAGTTGCAGGTGCACTGCTACCGGATGCTCGCGAACTACGAGGACGCCCAGGACCTGACGCAGGAGACGTTCCTGCGGGCGTGGCACAAGCGGGAGTCGTTCAGGGGCCACGCCGCGCTGCGGACCTGGCTGTACCGGATCGCGACGAACGCCTGCCTGGACTTCCTGGAGAAGCGCGACGACCGCACGCCCGTGCCGTCCGAGCTGCCGGACTCCGAGGTGCCGCACCTGCAGCCCTACCCCGACCGGATGCTCCCCGAAGACCCGCAGGAGTCGGTGGTGGCGCGGGAGACGATCGAGCTGGCGTTCGTCGTCGCCGTCCAGCACCTGCCGCCGCGGCAGCGGGCGGTGTTCATCCTGCGCGACGTCCTGGGCTGGCCGGCGTCGAACGCCGCCGACGCCCTGGAGCTGACCGTCGCATCGGTGACCAGCGCACTGCAACGGGCGCGCGTGACGATGCGCGCGCAGCTGCCCGACCGCCGCCTCGACTGGCGCGGCACCGCCACCCGCGAGCTGTCGAGCGACGAGCGCGACGTGGTGAGGTCCTACATCGACGCCCACGAGCGCAACGACCTCGACGGGCTGATGGGACTGCTGCGCGACGACCTGCGCTTCGCGATGCTGCCCGATCCGGGCACCGTGACCAGGACGGCGAAGGACGCGGTGGACGGCTGGGTCTCCGGTGGGCTCTTCGGGCCTGGCCACGACGACTGGCGCGGTGTCGCCACGACGGTCAACCGCATGCCCGCCGCCGTGCTGTACCTCCGCACCCCCGACGACCCGCGGCACCGGCTGTTCGCCGTCGCGGTCCTGCACGTCGTGGACGGGAAGATCGCCCGGCTCACCGGGTTCGACGCCGCCGACAAGCCGTGGCTGGACCTGCCCCCGACGCTGTGA
- a CDS encoding dihydrofolate reductase family protein, with amino-acid sequence MRKLIFAMNVTLDGYIAATGDDIGWSGGGGPDSSPSDELFQWWSDRVGATGLALYGRKLWEAMSPHWPTADQRPGATPAEIEFAGRWRDMPKVVFSSTISTVDWNTRLVTGDAVAEITRLKADDGGPMDIGGATLAAAAMRAGLIDEYVLVTAPVLVGGGTPFFTALDNWVNLTLVQTRTFPGGVVLTRYETRR; translated from the coding sequence ATGCGGAAACTGATCTTCGCCATGAACGTGACCCTGGACGGCTACATCGCCGCGACCGGCGACGACATCGGCTGGAGCGGCGGGGGCGGACCGGACTCGTCGCCGAGCGACGAGCTGTTCCAGTGGTGGTCCGACCGGGTCGGGGCGACGGGCCTGGCGCTGTACGGGCGCAAGCTGTGGGAGGCGATGAGTCCCCACTGGCCGACCGCCGACCAGCGGCCGGGGGCCACACCGGCGGAGATCGAGTTCGCCGGCCGCTGGCGGGACATGCCGAAGGTGGTGTTCTCCTCCACGATCAGCACGGTCGACTGGAACACCCGCCTGGTCACCGGCGACGCGGTCGCCGAGATCACCCGGCTCAAGGCCGACGACGGCGGCCCCATGGACATCGGCGGCGCCACGCTCGCCGCGGCGGCGATGCGGGCCGGTCTGATCGACGAGTACGTCCTGGTCACCGCGCCGGTCCTGGTCGGCGGCGGCACGCCGTTCTTCACGGCCCTGGACAACTGGGTGAACCTGACCCTGGTGCAGACCCGGACCTTCCCCGGCGGTGTGGTGCTGACCCGGTACGAGACGAGGCGATGA